The Streptococcus respiraculi sequence GAAGAAGCTGACTTTTAATTGCTTGAAGGTCAACTCGGTATTGTGGTTGATTTCGTGGAGGGTAGCATCGCGTAAGAGGCCGTGTTCTTCCAATTTGCCACGAATGAGGGCAAGGGCAAGCGGTCCAGCATAGATTGGGATATTAGCTTGCTTAAGGAGAAACGGAATGCCTCCGATGTGATCTTCGTGACCGTGGGTAATGACTAGACCTTTGACGCGGTCAATGTTATCCACGATGTAAGAATAGTCTGGGATGACGTAGTCAATACCGAGCAAATCGTCTTCTGGGAATTTAATCCCTGCATCAACGATAATAATCTCGTCTTGGTATTCGATTCCGTAGGTATTTTTACCGATTTCTCCCAAACCACCAATGGCGAATACGCCGACTTCTTGTGATTTTAGATTAACTGACATGGGTTAAAACTCCGTAATGCTAAAATCTGCGTGAGTTTTTTCGTACTCAAGATGGTTTTCAGACAAGAGTTCGATAAATTCAATGTTGTAAGCAGTATGCTCTTCTACCAATTGGCGAGCGATGATGCGACCTTCTAATTCATCTTTGGCATCAATATCAAGATAGAGAGCGCGTGTTTGTTCACGGCGTGGGGTAGAATCTTTTGTTTCTTGGTAAAATACTTTATAAATCATATGTTTCCTTTCATTGATGACAAGTCTATGGCAAATGGTTCGGACTATAAAAAAGTAAGAGTGTAAGCGAACTGCTCAAACTCCGATTTTTTTGTAAGGTGTAGGCTACTTTTAATGCCGTCCGAACAGACTAGGCTACCACGAAGATAGTCTTGTCACTTTGTATGTAATTTTCTAGAGTTGTCATTTTTTGATGTGATTTTTCTATTATTATATCATAAAAGGGGCTTTTGGTAAAAGGAATTGGCAGGAAAATGAAAAATCAATCGCCTTTCAGGCTGTTTTCAAGGAGAGAGATTGTCTAGAATTGAAAAAAAGGGCAAGATAGCTTACAATAGAAGAGACGAAAATCATGTAAAGAGAGTAAAGAATGAAAGTATTAGCGCTTGATACGTCCAATCAAGCCTTGGCAGT is a genomic window containing:
- a CDS encoding DNA-directed RNA polymerase subunit epsilon; this encodes MIYKVFYQETKDSTPRREQTRALYLDIDAKDELEGRIIARQLVEEHTAYNIEFIELLSENHLEYEKTHADFSITEF